GTTATTGTCCATAGAGAACATACGAGTGCGGCTGCCGAAGAGGCAGGTGTTTTTGGTCGGATTATTGATCGGATAGGCATTGTTTTTGCGCTTGGTTTCCTGCTGAGTATGGCCGTCTTGATTTATGAAATCTTTATGCGCCATTTGCTTAATGAGCCAACGCTTTGGGCCCATGAAACAACAACATTCTTATGTGCCAGTGGATTTGTTTTTGGTGGACTTTATTGTGCCGTTCACAACAAGCATATCCGGGTAGTGCCCATTTACGATGCGGTTAGCCCCGAAGTGCGGCGTTGGCTAGATGTTGTGATTTACGTCATCTGCGCCATTTCTACGGGCTTTTTCTCTGCCGCCGCTTGGAAAGGCGTGGAGCGCAGTATATTTGCGCCGGACGGGCGATTTCGTATGGAAACCAGTGGCAGTGCATGGAACCCACCTGTTCCGGCT
This region of Sneathiella aquimaris genomic DNA includes:
- a CDS encoding TRAP transporter small permease subunit produces the protein MAGVTEDPEVIVHREHTSAAAEEAGVFGRIIDRIGIVFALGFLLSMAVLIYEIFMRHLLNEPTLWAHETTTFLCASGFVFGGLYCAVHNKHIRVVPIYDAVSPEVRRWLDVVIYVICAISTGFFSAAAWKGVERSIFAPDGRFRMETSGSAWNPPVPALLKLFLFTVLVCLTIQFIIFAIAHLRKKPLNRN